The following proteins are encoded in a genomic region of Nitrospirota bacterium:
- a CDS encoding TfoX/Sxy family protein, with product MYNQNLEDKIDAAAKEWRNVEKKKMFGGVCYLLKGNMAFGIHKDSLIVRMDRDLAEKSLTGRNVKPFDITGRPMSGWVMVQEAGWKSAAGLAKWIDAGKRFALSLPEKKGKGRAKKTKTLREYNA from the coding sequence ATGTATAACCAAAACCTCGAAGACAAGATCGACGCTGCTGCGAAGGAATGGCGGAACGTTGAAAAAAAGAAGATGTTCGGCGGCGTCTGCTACCTGCTCAAGGGCAATATGGCCTTCGGCATCCATAAGGACAGCCTGATCGTTCGCATGGACAGGGACCTGGCGGAGAAGAGCCTCACGGGGCGGAACGTAAAGCCCTTTGACATCACCGGCAGGCCGATGAGCGGCTGGGTCATGGTGCAGGAAGCGGGGTGGAAGAGCGCTGCCGGCCTGGCGAAATGGATCGACGCGGGGAAACGGTTCGCGCTGTCGCTGCCGGAGAAGAAGGGGAAGGGAAGAGCGAAGAAGACGAAGACGTTGAGGGAATATAATGCGTAA